The genomic region CTCGTTTGGATTGTGTTGAATTCTGCTGTCGTCTGATTTGTCCTCTTGTTTCTGTCGGCAGCCCTCCAGTTCTCTGCAGATTAAACCACGCAGACTTCACTTTAGGAGCAACAATAAGATTTAAAACCACAGAATCTATTTCAGAGTGACGTGTTCTTCATCGATGGACTTGACCTGCCTTTTTTTCTCAGCAAGGATGAGCTTGGTGAGGTAGGCATGCAGCTCACTCTCCTGGTTGATCCTCTTCTCCTCCATGTTGTTCCAACGTTTCTTCTTAGCGATCCGCAGAGCGCTGGGAATGTCATCACCAAAGTTCAGACGCTGCTCCTTTGCCAGGTTATAAGctggaaaacaaacataaagatGAATTTATCACACTTCTATCACACTTCATTGTCTGTGCAGAGGATTTTGAACTGTGGAATATTAGACCAAATGTACAAAATACTGAACACCTGAAATCTGTTTAAAATGAGGTCCTaattcagcagcagtgaaagaAATATTCTTTATATCTTAGTGGATGGGTAGGGGATGAAAAACTgcaatctgtaaagtaactaaagctgtcagacaaatgtagtggagtaaaaagtacaatatttccctgtTAGATGTGTCGGAGTAGAAGTATGAAGTACCGTGAAAGAGAAATACTTAAGTATAAGTAACTCAAAGTACAGTCTTTGAgcaaatgtacttagttacccTCCACCACTGTCAAATATCTCTCATACCTTTCTGCAGGTTGCCGATGGCTTCGTCATAGTTCTCCATCTCCAGGTGACACTGGCCCATGAAGAAGTGAGCTTTGACTGACTGGCTGTCGAGCTCCAGAGCGTGTCTGCAGTCTGCCAGAGCTTTGTCatactgctgcagcttcacgTAGCACAGCGCTCGGTTGGTATAGTATGCTGGGACAGACGGACTGTGGGtctgaaagaggaggaaagaagaaacactgatcttattttttctttccagATACTGAATCCAAATAACTCAAATCTGCCAAATACCGACTCATGATGTGATACCAAAGCTATCCTTTTGTGGCAATAAAAACTGTTGGAATGAATGTAACTGATagcagaaaacactgaattttatATCATCGTTTTGTGTGTTGGATGCTGTCCTTGGAGTTTATTTTAATACCTGCAGCATCATACAACGGTGGGAGCAATTCATGTGCTTAAAATCAAGAATGGGGTTCTGCACATTAGCATTTCATTTATGGTGATATCCAGGAATTAAAACCTCCAACCAGAGTCGAGGTCTCTACGAGAAAATCCAGACTGTTTCTGATCTTTGCCCTTTGATATAATGAATGACTGGATACATTTTTATCTCACTAGACCTCTAAAggtgaagtaaataaaaaaataaaaatccctcTTTCGTTGAGCTGGTAAGTAGACAATGCTCTAAGTAACAACGAGCAAGAAAGCGTTGGGAAGAACT from Epinephelus moara isolate mb chromosome 18, YSFRI_EMoa_1.0, whole genome shotgun sequence harbors:
- the LOC126406053 gene encoding E3 ubiquitin-protein ligase CHIP-like gives rise to the protein MSESPEKSVSVSAQELKEQGNRLFLNRKYLEAAACYSKAITHSPSVPAYYTNRALCYVKLQQYDKALADCRHALELDSQSVKAHFFMGQCHLEMENYDEAIGNLQKAYNLAKEQRLNFGDDIPSALRIAKKKRWNNMEEKRINQESELHAYLTKLILAEKKRELEGCRQKQEDKSDDSRIQHNPNEIHTKHDKYLSDMEELFCQVDEKRKKREIPDFLCGKISFELMREPCITPSGVTYDRKDIEEHLQRVGHFDPVTRSPLTQDQLIPNLAMKEVIDAFILENGWVEDY